A region from the Bombyx mori chromosome 15, ASM3026992v2 genome encodes:
- the LOC101737545 gene encoding S-formylglutathione hydrolase: MDSLQLESSNKIFGGYQKVYSHASSELKCKMNFSIYLPPQAEGGDVKLPLLYYLSGLTCSEQNFITKSGFQRYAAEHGVIVVGPDTSPRGVKIDGDDSSWDFGVSAGFYLDATNEPWNNNYRMGSYLNVELYDLILKAFCNVVDPNRIGIMGHSMGGHGALVSTLRNPGQYKSVSAFAAICNPSACPWGVKAFSGYLGEDKSKWAEWDATELVKKYNGPPLTLLLDQGSGDKFYLEKQLLPENLVEACRSVGVPVILQLRDGYDHSYYYISTYIGEHFDFHAKILKA, translated from the exons ATGGACAGCTTGCAATTAGAATCGTCCAATAAAATTTTTGGTGGTTATCAAAAAGTGTATTCTCATGCATCATCTGAATTAAAATGCAaaatgaatttttctatctatCTCCCCCCTCAGGCAGAAGGGGGTGATGTGAAATTACCACTTCTATATTATTTGTCTGGTCTAACTTGTAGTGAACAAAACTTCATCACTAAATCTGGTTTCCAGAG GTATGCAGCCGAACATGGTGTAATTGTCGTAGGTCCTGATACTTCGCCACGTGGAGTTAAGATTGATGGAGATGATTCATCATGGGATTTTGGAGTTAGTGCCGGTTTTTATTTAGACGCCACAAATGAACCATGGAATAATAATTACAGAATGGGCAGTTATTTGAATGTTGAATTATATGATTTAATTTTGAAGGCTTTTTGCAATGTGGTAGATCCTAATAGAATTGGTATTATGGGACACAG cATGGGAGGGCATGGTGCTTTAGTTTCTACTCTGAGGAATCCTGGCCAGTACAAGTCAGTAAGCGCTTTTGCTGCTATTTGTAATCCAAGTGCTTGTCCATGGGGAGTGAAGGCTTTTAGTGGATATTTGGGAGAAGATAAGAGTAAATGGGCGGAATGGGATGCCACAGAGCTGGTTAAGAAATACAATGGACCTCCTCTTACACTACTACTAGATCAG GGAAGTggtgataaattttatttagagaAGCAGTTACTTCCTGAGAATTTGGTGGAGGCATGCCGTTCTGTAGGAGTCCCTGTCATTTTGCAACTACGCGATGGATATGATCACTCCTATTATTACATCTCTACTTACATTGGCGAACACTTCGACTTCCATGCTAAAATACTTAAAGCGTAG